A single Gammaproteobacteria bacterium DNA region contains:
- a CDS encoding S41 family peptidase produces MRFSRSLLAPGLILAAALLCGGWFLQQGIAQDRNVYFQARLLEEVLDRVAEDFVDPVELNALYGTAIDAVIEELDDPNSEFLSAYEWDNLRIDTEGEYAGVGLEIVRQGDWITVMSALPGTPGERAGIRAGDRIVEVEGESAQGWNPDRAAMSLRGRPGTEVDVRIGRPGIEELIPYTLERATVQILSVPFTHLFQDGVGYVPLRVFSENARDELEAATRALMADGATRMILDLRGNPGGLLDQGVALADLFLDEDLTVAETRGRTRSQNSVLRTGQGESFPGLPLVILINGRSASASEIVAGALQDHDRALVLGATSFGKGLVQTLYRLSGGNVLKLTTARWYTPSGRSIQKARAGDESAFEDVVLTLSGEWVQRSDGEDRQPYRSLGGRRVLGGGGITPDLHVLPDTLTDDEEAAVLRLDRHARGFSSAVFEFAVLYIQERPDAPPGSAVEDADLARFRQHLADRGIDAEAATLERAERYLRFQLEREIARRRAGREGEFLRLMTADPPLARAVELLARARSQQDLFDLVAAEKSLANSAVQAPGGIAGDGSPGAGSR; encoded by the coding sequence ATGCGATTCTCCCGCTCACTGCTTGCTCCGGGCCTCATTCTGGCAGCGGCCCTGCTGTGTGGCGGCTGGTTCCTCCAGCAGGGTATCGCGCAGGATCGCAACGTCTACTTCCAGGCGCGTCTCCTGGAAGAGGTGCTTGACCGGGTGGCGGAGGACTTCGTGGACCCGGTCGAGCTGAATGCGCTCTACGGCACCGCCATCGACGCCGTCATAGAGGAACTCGACGATCCCAACTCGGAGTTCCTGAGCGCCTACGAATGGGACAACCTCCGCATCGATACCGAAGGTGAGTACGCCGGGGTGGGGCTGGAGATCGTGCGCCAGGGAGACTGGATCACGGTGATGAGCGCCCTGCCGGGCACCCCGGGGGAGCGGGCGGGCATCCGCGCGGGGGATCGCATCGTGGAGGTCGAGGGCGAATCCGCGCAGGGCTGGAACCCGGATCGGGCGGCGATGTCGCTGCGCGGCAGGCCGGGCACGGAGGTGGACGTCAGGATCGGGCGCCCGGGGATCGAGGAGCTCATTCCGTACACGCTGGAGCGAGCCACGGTTCAGATCCTCTCGGTGCCGTTCACCCATCTCTTTCAGGACGGCGTGGGATACGTTCCCCTGCGGGTGTTCAGCGAAAACGCCCGCGACGAACTCGAGGCGGCCACCCGAGCCCTGATGGCGGACGGGGCCACCCGGATGATCCTGGATCTGCGCGGAAACCCGGGCGGATTGCTGGATCAGGGCGTCGCGCTTGCCGACCTCTTCCTCGACGAGGACCTGACGGTCGCGGAGACGCGTGGCCGCACGAGGAGCCAGAACTCGGTGCTGCGCACCGGGCAGGGGGAATCCTTCCCGGGGCTTCCCCTGGTGATTCTGATCAATGGACGCAGCGCGAGCGCCTCGGAGATCGTCGCCGGCGCGCTTCAGGATCACGACCGGGCCCTCGTCCTGGGGGCGACCTCATTCGGAAAGGGGTTGGTGCAGACGCTCTACCGGCTGAGCGGGGGCAACGTTCTCAAGCTGACGACGGCGCGCTGGTACACGCCGTCGGGGCGCTCGATTCAGAAGGCCCGGGCGGGTGACGAATCGGCCTTCGAGGATGTCGTGCTGACCCTGTCGGGGGAGTGGGTTCAGCGGTCGGACGGCGAGGACCGGCAGCCGTACCGGTCTCTGGGGGGGCGACGCGTCCTCGGTGGCGGCGGCATCACTCCGGATCTCCATGTCCTTCCCGATACCCTGACCGACGACGAAGAGGCGGCGGTGCTTCGCCTGGACCGGCACGCGCGCGGCTTCAGCAGCGCCGTGTTCGAGTTCGCCGTCCTTTACATTCAGGAGCGGCCGGACGCCCCTCCGGGCTCCGCGGTCGAGGACGCCGACCTCGCGCGCTTCCGGCAGCACCTTGCCGATCGGGGGATCGACGCCGAGGCCGCCACGCTTGAGCGTGCGGAACGCTATCTGCGGTTCCAGCTGGAGCGCGAGATCGCCCGCAGGCGCGCGGGCCGGGAAGGCGAGTTTCTGCGCCTGATGACCGCCGATCCGCCGCTGGCGCGCGCCGTCGAGTTGCTGGCGCGCGCGCGGTCGCAGCAGGACCTGTTCGATCTGGTGGCCGCCGAGAAGTCGCTCGCGAACAGCGCCGTTCAAGCGCCAGGCGGCATCGCCGGAGACGGTTCGCCGGGCGCGGGATCCCGCTGA
- a CDS encoding asparaginase, protein MSAPARRAGRGPCVRVTRSGAVESVHRVHVAVADARGRLIGGCGDAGRVAFYRSAAKPFQALPLVEDGVLERFGFTEEELALCCASHNAERGHLALARSMLARAGLDERALECGPHPSLRPERARELWARGVRLGAVHNNCSGKHAGMLALAVANGWPPEGYLEPGHPVQQRMRAEIARWTGVAASELVTGTDGCGVVTFALPLADMAASFARLTAAADAGEPAARIVGAMTGHPFAVAGTGRVCTAVMERLGGRVFVKTGAEGVYCGGVRGRGLGFALKVEDGARRASDVALVGVLSDLGVADADDIAALARGRVEVLNTLGVDVGRIENAFRVEVDR, encoded by the coding sequence ATGAGTGCACCGGCGCGCCGGGCTGGCCGCGGGCCGTGCGTCCGGGTTACGCGCTCTGGTGCCGTCGAGTCTGTGCATCGGGTGCATGTGGCGGTAGCCGATGCCCGCGGGCGGCTGATCGGCGGTTGTGGCGACGCGGGGCGCGTGGCGTTCTATCGGTCGGCCGCGAAGCCCTTCCAGGCGCTTCCGCTGGTGGAGGACGGCGTCCTTGAAAGGTTCGGTTTCACGGAAGAGGAGCTGGCGCTGTGTTGCGCGTCCCACAACGCCGAACGCGGACACCTGGCTCTGGCCCGAAGCATGCTGGCCAGGGCGGGACTGGACGAGCGCGCGCTGGAGTGCGGGCCGCACCCGTCTCTGCGGCCGGAACGGGCGCGCGAGCTGTGGGCACGGGGCGTTCGCCTGGGCGCCGTGCACAACAACTGTTCGGGAAAACACGCGGGGATGCTCGCGCTGGCGGTGGCCAACGGCTGGCCTCCCGAGGGATACCTCGAGCCCGGCCATCCCGTGCAGCAGCGCATGCGCGCCGAGATCGCGCGCTGGACGGGGGTGGCCGCATCGGAACTCGTGACCGGCACCGACGGATGCGGCGTGGTGACCTTCGCGCTCCCGCTGGCGGACATGGCGGCGTCCTTCGCGCGTCTCACGGCGGCGGCGGATGCGGGAGAACCCGCGGCGCGCATCGTGGGCGCGATGACGGGGCATCCGTTCGCGGTCGCGGGCACGGGTCGTGTCTGTACGGCGGTCATGGAACGGCTGGGTGGACGGGTGTTCGTCAAGACGGGCGCCGAGGGCGTGTACTGCGGAGGCGTGCGCGGGCGCGGCCTGGGCTTCGCTCTCAAGGTGGAAGACGGGGCCCGGCGCGCGAGCGACGTTGCGCTTGTCGGGGTGCTGTCGGATCTGGGCGTGGCGGACGCGGACGACATCGCGGCGCTTGCCCGGGGGCGCGTGGAGGTGCTCAATACCCTGGGGGTGGATGTGGGACGGATCGAGAACGCGTTCCGGGTTGAAGTGGATCGGTGA
- a CDS encoding carboxymuconolactone decarboxylase family protein, translating into MRAPALTPAERSLVRVSAALAAGREDALRAALAEAARTADATEVEEALLQSYLFVGYPAALAALAAWREVGPAPPAEASPDDWPGWARRGAALCRRVYSTQYRELRDSVRSLHPDMERWMVVEGYGKVLARPGLAPLAREYCIAALLAVADAGPQLYSHLRGGLNLGASAAALAETLAVAARFMDDARSEAARATLRRVLSRRGEG; encoded by the coding sequence GTGCGCGCGCCGGCGCTCACCCCGGCGGAGCGGTCGCTGGTGAGGGTGAGCGCCGCACTGGCTGCGGGACGCGAGGACGCCCTCCGCGCCGCGCTGGCGGAGGCGGCACGCACTGCCGACGCGACCGAGGTGGAGGAGGCGCTGTTGCAGAGCTATCTGTTCGTGGGGTATCCGGCCGCGCTGGCCGCGCTTGCCGCGTGGCGGGAGGTCGGCCCGGCACCACCCGCGGAGGCCAGCCCCGACGACTGGCCGGGTTGGGCGCGCCGGGGCGCGGCGCTCTGCCGGCGCGTCTACTCCACGCAGTACCGCGAGCTGCGCGACAGCGTCCGGAGCCTGCACCCGGACATGGAGCGGTGGATGGTGGTGGAAGGCTACGGGAAGGTGCTCGCCCGCCCCGGGCTGGCCCCGCTCGCCCGGGAGTACTGCATCGCGGCCCTGCTCGCCGTGGCCGACGCGGGTCCGCAGCTCTATTCGCACCTGCGCGGGGGGCTCAACCTGGGAGCGTCGGCGGCTGCGCTGGCGGAGACCCTGGCAGTGGCTGCCCGCTTCATGGACGACGCGCGAAGCGAGGCCGCGCGCGCCACGTTGCGCCGGGTGCTGTCCCGCCGCGGGGAAGGGTAG
- the obgE gene encoding GTPase ObgE, translating into MGEGIFVDRAVIEVAAGTGGSGAEAFRREKGTPRGGPSGGDGGRGGDVVLVTDPQLSTLLDFSYRRHYRAERGQHGGGNNRTGRSGADRVVSVPPGTTVRDAGTSELMGELLAAHDRVVVARGGRGGRGNTRFASSRNQAPTRWEPGAEGEARRIELELRLIADVGLVGEPNAGKSTLLSSVSAARPKVADYPFTTLVPSLGVVHLPDFRSFVLADIPGIIEGAHEGKGLGLRFLRHVERTRTLVYLIPADSSDPQAEYGRLRSELRSHSRALAAREHCLVVSKMDLVDPGEPAPRIEAPDAWGCFAVSAVTRRGLDELCEALWRRTRPR; encoded by the coding sequence ATGGGGGAGGGGATCTTCGTCGACCGCGCCGTCATCGAGGTCGCCGCGGGAACCGGCGGATCGGGGGCCGAGGCGTTCCGGCGCGAGAAGGGTACGCCGCGCGGGGGGCCCTCCGGGGGAGACGGCGGCCGCGGGGGGGATGTGGTGCTGGTCACGGATCCTCAGCTGTCGACCCTGCTCGACTTCAGCTACCGGCGTCACTACAGGGCGGAGAGGGGGCAGCACGGAGGGGGCAACAACCGCACCGGCCGCAGCGGCGCGGACCGGGTGGTGTCCGTCCCGCCGGGCACCACCGTGCGGGACGCCGGCACCTCGGAACTCATGGGGGAACTGCTCGCGGCCCACGACCGGGTGGTGGTCGCCCGGGGGGGGCGGGGGGGGCGGGGCAACACCCGCTTCGCCTCGTCGCGCAACCAGGCCCCGACGCGATGGGAGCCCGGCGCGGAGGGAGAGGCGCGGCGCATCGAACTCGAGCTCAGGCTGATCGCGGATGTCGGCCTGGTCGGTGAACCCAACGCCGGCAAGTCGACCCTGCTCTCGAGCGTTTCGGCGGCCCGGCCGAAGGTGGCGGACTATCCCTTTACCACGCTCGTCCCCAGCCTGGGGGTGGTTCACCTGCCCGACTTCCGATCCTTCGTGCTGGCCGACATCCCGGGCATCATCGAGGGTGCCCACGAGGGGAAGGGGCTGGGGCTGCGCTTTCTGCGCCACGTCGAGCGCACGCGCACGCTGGTCTACCTGATTCCGGCCGACTCGAGCGATCCCCAGGCGGAGTACGGGCGCCTGCGCTCCGAGCTGCGGAGCCACTCCCGCGCGCTGGCCGCAAGGGAGCATTGCCTTGTGGTGTCCAAGATGGACCTGGTGGATCCCGGCGAGCCGGCGCCCCGCATTGAAGCCCCCGACGCCTGGGGGTGCTTTGCGGTATCGGCGGTGACCCGCCGAGGTCTCGACGAACTGTGCGAAGCGCTCTGGCGGCGAACCCGGCCGAGGTGA
- the dprA gene encoding DNA-processing protein DprA, with product MPDASTVPVAEAPLDVMDDEVITRIHWTLHEGLGAVTLRQLIDKFGSARKAFSADKKKLPLKARRARDARKITRPLEEVLAIARRAGALATGYRLSGFPERLKHLHHPPPLLFLRGDPSLLHPPAVAVVGSRKASEYGRGMARSMGEGLARAGVAVVSGLALGIDGAAHRGALAAGGGTIAVLGCGPDVAYPPYHRRLFRDILERGLVVSEFLPGEAPLPHHFPRRNRLIAGLSKAVVVVEAARRSGALITVEHALELGRDVFAVPGTVGRPRSEGANALIRDGAGLVTSAHDVLFGTGLADALPEARSRDRIPSGMDARQRALWDALEAEPDHIDLLARRARLDIATAAAILSVMEVQGWVRRAPGLRFARSLT from the coding sequence GTGCCCGACGCATCGACCGTCCCCGTGGCGGAGGCGCCGCTCGATGTCATGGACGACGAGGTCATCACCCGGATTCACTGGACTCTCCACGAGGGACTCGGGGCGGTGACCCTGCGGCAACTCATCGACAAGTTCGGTTCCGCCCGCAAGGCGTTCTCCGCAGACAAGAAGAAGCTGCCGCTGAAGGCTCGCCGGGCGCGCGACGCGCGCAAAATCACGCGCCCGCTCGAGGAGGTGCTCGCCATCGCGCGGCGGGCAGGGGCGTTGGCGACCGGATACCGCTTGTCCGGGTTTCCCGAGCGGCTGAAGCACCTGCACCATCCACCGCCGCTTCTCTTTCTGCGCGGAGATCCGTCCCTGCTGCACCCTCCGGCCGTGGCCGTGGTGGGGTCGCGCAAGGCCAGCGAGTACGGGCGCGGCATGGCGCGCAGCATGGGGGAGGGGCTGGCCCGGGCGGGAGTGGCGGTCGTGAGCGGGCTGGCGCTGGGAATCGACGGCGCCGCGCATCGGGGAGCGCTGGCCGCCGGTGGAGGCACCATCGCGGTGCTCGGGTGCGGCCCCGACGTAGCCTATCCGCCCTACCACCGCCGGCTCTTCCGGGACATCCTCGAGAGAGGTCTGGTGGTCTCCGAGTTTCTTCCCGGCGAGGCGCCTCTGCCGCACCACTTCCCCCGGCGCAACCGGTTGATTGCCGGTCTGTCGAAGGCGGTGGTGGTCGTCGAGGCCGCCAGGAGGAGCGGCGCTTTGATCACCGTCGAGCACGCCCTGGAACTCGGCCGCGACGTGTTTGCGGTTCCGGGAACGGTCGGCCGTCCCCGGAGCGAGGGAGCCAACGCCCTGATCCGCGACGGAGCCGGACTGGTTACGAGCGCCCACGACGTGCTCTTCGGAACCGGCCTCGCGGACGCATTGCCGGAGGCGCGCTCCCGCGACCGGATCCCCTCTGGAATGGACGCCCGCCAGCGGGCCCTGTGGGACGCGCTGGAGGCGGAGCCCGACCACATCGACCTCCTGGCCCGAAGGGCCCGCCTGGATATCGCCACCGCGGCGGCGATCCTGTCGGTCATGGAGGTTCAAGGATGGGTGCGGCGAGCGCCCGGGCTGCGCTTTGCCAGATCCCTTACCTGA